A genomic segment from uncultured Alistipes sp. encodes:
- a CDS encoding type I restriction endonuclease, with protein sequence MDFKDQIKQLSDRVVKLKENIQTEEATKTAFIMPMIQVLGYDVFDPTEVVPEFTCDLGIKKGEKIDYAIHKDGQPIILIECKHWKEDLNSHNGQLFRYFHVSNARFGILTNGIVYRFYTDLVEKNKMDEKPFFEFNLEKYRESQVEKLREFHKSYFDVDTILNTASELKYTNEIRNAIVQEVNNPSDEFVKYFARPVYPGRFNDVTLEQFRAIVKQAFAQYANDYMNERLKSAIGSDAVVENRAEAKAESPVQSPRTEEIPIEEPETKITTTDEELQGFYIVRAILYPEIDDITRVVQRDTQSYFGILLDDNNRKPICRLHFNSSNKYIETFDADKKGTKHLLESLNDIYKYKDDIIATCKMY encoded by the coding sequence ATGGACTTCAAAGATCAAATCAAGCAGTTGAGCGACCGTGTTGTCAAGCTCAAAGAGAATATTCAGACCGAAGAGGCTACCAAAACGGCATTCATCATGCCGATGATTCAGGTCCTCGGATACGATGTCTTCGATCCCACGGAGGTCGTTCCCGAATTCACCTGCGACCTCGGGATCAAGAAAGGCGAAAAGATAGACTACGCCATCCACAAGGACGGACAGCCCATTATCCTGATTGAATGCAAGCACTGGAAAGAGGATCTGAACTCCCACAACGGCCAACTGTTCCGCTATTTCCATGTATCGAACGCCCGTTTTGGCATCCTGACAAATGGAATCGTCTATCGGTTCTACACCGACCTGGTAGAGAAGAACAAGATGGACGAGAAGCCCTTCTTCGAATTCAATCTGGAAAAATACAGGGAATCACAGGTCGAAAAGTTGCGCGAATTCCACAAGAGTTATTTCGATGTCGACACGATTCTCAATACGGCCAGCGAGCTGAAATATACGAACGAGATCCGGAACGCCATCGTCCAGGAGGTGAACAACCCCAGCGATGAATTCGTGAAGTATTTCGCACGACCGGTTTATCCGGGACGCTTCAACGATGTAACATTGGAACAGTTCCGCGCTATTGTCAAGCAGGCATTCGCACAGTATGCGAACGACTATATGAACGAGCGCCTGAAATCCGCAATTGGATCAGATGCGGTCGTAGAGAATCGGGCCGAAGCAAAGGCAGAATCTCCGGTTCAGAGCCCGCGCACGGAAGAGATTCCGATCGAAGAGCCCGAAACCAAGATAACAACAACCGACGAAGAGCTGCAGGGTTTCTACATTGTTCGAGCTATTCTATACCCCGAGATCGATGACATAACCCGAGTCGTTCAACGAGACACGCAATCATATTTCGGCATTCTGCTTGACGACAACAACCGTAAACCAATCTGCCGTCTGCACTTCAACAGTTCGAACAAATACATTGAAACATTCGATGCTGATAAGAAGGGGACCAAGCACCTGCTCGAATCTTTGAACGACATCTACAAATACAAAGACGATATCATTGCAACCTGCAAAATGTACTGA
- a CDS encoding helix-turn-helix domain-containing protein, with the protein MKRDADSLSPAEARVMRAVIDTRGGNISRIAEALHVTYQAVANTLSVMYDKLQGDLDGNRTIQALVVWYYRSDLGRRIGSACLLGLFCAYVFSGGEFERTVRRARRGRRETIEYIVES; encoded by the coding sequence ATGAAACGCGATGCGGACAGCCTTTCGCCGGCCGAGGCCCGCGTAATGCGGGCGGTGATCGATACCCGCGGCGGGAACATTTCCCGCATTGCCGAAGCGCTGCACGTGACCTATCAGGCCGTGGCCAATACGCTGTCGGTGATGTACGACAAGCTGCAGGGGGATTTGGACGGAAATCGGACCATCCAGGCGCTGGTCGTCTGGTACTATCGATCGGACCTCGGGCGACGTATCGGGTCCGCCTGCCTGCTTGGGCTGTTCTGCGCGTATGTCTTCAGCGGCGGGGAGTTTGAACGAACGGTGCGACGAGCCCGTCGGGGGCGACGCGAAACGATTGAATACATTGTGGAATCGTAA
- a CDS encoding DNA adenine methylase, whose protein sequence is MSGNRNKKIAFNYFGGKFTWTEYLYANFPVGFTHLIDLFAGSMVVSLNYHGNVIRTANEINGEITNFFTQLRDHEEELVRALRLTPYSEVEFDNSWVAEDAEISDLEKARRFYVRVRQSFFGLGAQRQKKGWHMAKQQVRAQAGEGVSRWKNAVEKLHEVAAEIRNNFQIMNCDYMTAIDRIDFPGAFFYCDPPYPQECRNSRNDYRYEFSVEDHERLADRLHHIDGLAMVSSYDCNLTNRLYADWYKVKFPFKRTNIRSGIVNGSGTLMQECIWMNYEPQAQTLKLF, encoded by the coding sequence ATGTCTGGTAACCGAAATAAAAAGATTGCTTTCAACTACTTCGGTGGAAAGTTTACATGGACCGAATACCTCTATGCGAACTTTCCCGTGGGTTTTACGCATTTGATCGATCTGTTCGCCGGGTCGATGGTAGTGTCGCTAAACTATCACGGGAATGTGATTCGCACGGCAAACGAGATCAACGGCGAAATCACCAATTTCTTCACGCAGCTTCGAGATCACGAAGAGGAACTCGTCAGGGCCTTGCGGCTGACCCCTTACTCGGAAGTAGAGTTTGACAATAGTTGGGTGGCAGAAGATGCAGAGATCTCCGATTTGGAAAAGGCTCGTCGATTCTACGTTCGCGTGCGGCAATCCTTCTTCGGACTGGGTGCGCAGCGTCAAAAGAAAGGCTGGCACATGGCGAAACAGCAGGTCCGGGCACAGGCTGGCGAGGGCGTGTCCCGCTGGAAAAATGCCGTCGAAAAATTGCATGAAGTAGCTGCAGAGATTCGCAACAATTTCCAAATTATGAACTGCGACTACATGACCGCGATTGATCGAATTGACTTCCCAGGGGCCTTCTTCTACTGCGATCCTCCGTATCCGCAAGAGTGTCGGAACTCTCGAAATGATTACCGCTATGAATTTTCGGTGGAAGATCATGAGCGCTTGGCGGATCGACTTCACCACATTGATGGGCTGGCTATGGTCAGCAGCTACGACTGCAATCTCACCAATCGATTGTATGCCGACTGGTACAAAGTCAAGTTTCCGTTCAAGAGGACCAATATCCGGAGCGGCATTGTAAACGGATCGGGTACTCTGATGCAGGAGTGCATTTGGATGAATTACGAGCCGCAAGCACAGACTCTGAAACTCTTTTGA
- a CDS encoding S24 family peptidase, translated as MLKESTDATVPHNRIRYWVDVDATAGGITLFDDQVTTKYIDLDIPEFRDCTDAVNLYGDSMLPLYKSGQIIILKEWMESFIDYGNVYLVITKKGNRMVKYLRKGSDAQHVLCVSENKDFDPFEIEKDDILRLYLVKGGISKNTL; from the coding sequence ATGCTGAAAGAATCGACAGACGCAACAGTTCCGCACAACCGGATCCGCTACTGGGTCGATGTGGACGCAACGGCCGGAGGCATCACGCTGTTCGACGATCAGGTGACAACCAAATACATCGACCTCGACATCCCGGAGTTCCGCGACTGCACGGACGCCGTGAATCTCTACGGAGACTCGATGCTTCCTCTCTACAAGAGCGGACAGATCATCATCCTGAAGGAGTGGATGGAGTCATTCATCGACTACGGCAACGTCTATCTGGTCATCACAAAGAAAGGCAACCGCATGGTGAAATACCTGCGCAAGGGATCCGATGCGCAGCATGTGCTGTGCGTCTCGGAAAACAAGGACTTCGACCCGTTTGAGATCGAGAAGGACGACATCCTGCGACTCTATCTGGTCAAAGGCGGAATCTCAAAAAATACGTTGTAA
- a CDS encoding DUF4236 domain-containing protein, whose product MVSFRKRIKIAPGVNLNVSKSGVSSSIGGKGFSVTTGKKGTYINTSIPGTGIYDRKKISGSTSNISSEDRVSSFGCALFIVFAMAIVLILIITAIVE is encoded by the coding sequence ATGGTAAGTTTCAGAAAGAGAATCAAGATCGCCCCAGGCGTCAACCTGAACGTAAGCAAATCCGGGGTAAGCTCTTCGATCGGAGGCAAGGGATTCAGCGTCACCACAGGCAAGAAGGGCACGTATATAAACACGAGCATTCCCGGAACCGGTATCTACGATCGCAAGAAGATCTCCGGATCTACATCCAATATCAGCAGCGAAGATCGAGTATCTTCCTTTGGATGTGCCCTGTTCATCGTGTTTGCAATGGCAATTGTATTGATACTGATTATTACAGCAATAGTAGAATGA